Proteins encoded together in one Penaeus vannamei isolate JL-2024 chromosome 11, ASM4276789v1, whole genome shotgun sequence window:
- the LOC138863225 gene encoding uncharacterized protein yields the protein MVFPESTDINPHTTESTDINPHTAESTDINPHTTESTDINPHTTELTDINAHTTESTDINPHTTESTDINPHATESTDINPHTTESTDINPHTTESTDINPHATELTDINAHTTESTDINPHATESTDINPHTTESTDINPHATESTDINPHTTESTDINPHTTESTDINPHTTKSTDINPHTTESTDINPHATESTDINPHTTEST from the coding sequence AATCAACAGATATTAATCCACATACAACAGAATCAACAGATATTAATCCACATACAGCAGAATCAACAGATATTAATCCACATACAACAGAATCAACAGATATTAATCCACATACAACAGAATTAACAGACATTAATGCACATACAACAGAATCAACAGATATTAATCCACATACAACAGAATCAACAGATATTAATCCACATGCAACAGAATCAACAGATATTAATCCACATACAACAGAATCAACAGATATTAATCCACATACAACAGAATCAACAGATATTAATCCACATGCAACAGAATTAACAGACATTAATGCACATACAACAGAATCAACAGATATTAATCCACATGCAACAGAATCAACAGATATTAATCCACATACAACAGAATCAACAGATATTAATCCACATGCAACAGAATCAACAGATATTAATCCACATACAACAGAATCAACAGATATTAATCCACATACAACAGAATCAACAGATATTAATCCACATACAACAAAATCAACAGATATTAATCCACATACAACAGAATCAACAGATATTAATCCACATGCAACAGAATCAACAGATATTAATCCACATACAACAGAATCAACATAG